Within Petrotoga sibirica DSM 13575, the genomic segment AAGGTATCCGAATAATAGTGAGATATTAGAATATAGTGAATACCTACTTTCCAAAAAGGATTTCATGAATAAGAAAGTTTTAGTAACAGCCGGACCCACGATTGAAAAAATTGATCCTGTAAGGTTTTTGTCAAACAGGTCCAGTGGAAGAATGGGTTACGAATTAGCCATAGAATTTGCAAACAGAGGAGCTGACGTTACGTTAATATCTGGACCCACCAACTTAGAACCACCGACAACTATAAACAAAATCGTAAGGATAGAAAGTGCAGAAGAATTAAGACAAAAGGTATTAGAACATTTTGAAGATAGTGATATAATAATTATGACAGCGGCAGTAAGTGATTTAAGAATAAAAAACTATTCAGAGCAAAAATTAAAAAAAGATAAAATAGTTAATCTAGAAATGGAAAAAAATCCTGATATAATAAAAGAGTTAGGAAAAAGAAAGAGAGATGGTCAAATACTTGTTGGATTCGCTGCAGAAACGGAGAATTTAAAAGAGAATGCCATGAAAAAATTAAAAGAAAAAAATATGGACATGATAATTTTAAACGACGTTTCAAGAAAAGATGTAGGGTTCGAAAAAGAGGAAAATGAGGTAACTATTTTTACCAGTAAGGAGGAACATCGACTTGAGAAAAATCACAAAAGGATTATCGCTGGTAATATTTGCGACGTTATTTTCAGTACTTTTTTCTGAAAATTATTTTCATTTATATACCGTTGAATATGACCAAACTCAAAACATTGTGAAAATGAATTTAGAAAGTTATATAAATACTACGCAAAAACCAAATGTATATATATATGATGGGGGAGATAGAAAAAAGTTAACTTTGTATGAAAAAGAAAACGGCTATTTCACTTTCTACGTTAATTTAAACGCTTTTAAAGGTGATTATTATTCATTCTTAGTATCCTCTATAGATAAAGAAGGGGAATATGTTTCACAGTTTTTTGCAAGTTTTTTAGAAAAAGGTTTATTCGCTCCAAATATTGAAGTTGAAATAACAACCTCTGTTGTAGAAAATGGGTATCAATATTATTTGAATTATTATCCAGAAGAAGATTTGGAATTGGTGAAAGTACAGTTAGAAAATACTGTTTTTGAAGATCCGGATGAGTTCTTAAGATTGTTGGGTAACTTTGAAGATGGGTTCCATGATGCTATTTTTGCTTTTAGAAATAGATATGGAATACTTTTTGAGCGAAAAGTTACCTTTTTGAAATTGGCACAAGTTGTTGCTACCGAGAATGTTTTAAAACCAAAGCAAAGATATGAAGTAAATGGGTACCATATCGTACAAAAAGGTGAGAGTTTATACAAAATTGCTGAGAAATACAATATTCTTCCTGGGGATTTAGTTAACATGAATGATCTAAAGGATCCTTCTTTAATATATCCAGGGCAAGCTTTAGAGATAGGAAAAGTTAAATACGAAGAAAGTCCTTTACGCTTAGAAATAAACCTTTCGCAGAATAAGATGTACTTATATTTTCATGATCAGTTGTTGAAAACTTATATCGTTGCCGTTGGTATGAGTGATTACACACCGCCGGGATACTATCGTATTTCATACAAAGAGAAAGACCCTGCGTTGTATTGGTATGATGAATATATACCTCCAGGGTCCCTAATGAATGGAATGGGAACTAGATGGTTACAACTCTCAAACCCTCAATACGGGATTCATGGTACAACAAAGCCATGGGAAATAGGTAAAAGGATATCTCATGGATGTATAAGGATGTTCAAC encodes:
- the coaBC gene encoding bifunctional phosphopantothenoylcysteine decarboxylase/phosphopantothenate--cysteine ligase CoaBC, which codes for MYPYLKGKNILLGVTSGIAIYKAVDLISKMRQIGCNPKVIMTKNAQKWISDQIFSAVGNCEVYYETFDVKNGWIPHTELSRWAELFIVAPATANIIAKISYGIADDLLSCTALAYSKTPKIIVPTMNVRMYENPVNKRNLEILKQNGWSIIEPEEGYLADGEIGKGRYPNNSEILEYSEYLLSKKDFMNKKVLVTAGPTIEKIDPVRFLSNRSSGRMGYELAIEFANRGADVTLISGPTNLEPPTTINKIVRIESAEELRQKVLEHFEDSDIIIMTAAVSDLRIKNYSEQKLKKDKIVNLEMEKNPDIIKELGKRKRDGQILVGFAAETENLKENAMKKLKEKNMDMIILNDVSRKDVGFEKEENEVTIFTSKEEHRLEKNHKRIIAGNICDVIFSTFF
- a CDS encoding L,D-transpeptidase family protein, which codes for MRKITKGLSLVIFATLFSVLFSENYFHLYTVEYDQTQNIVKMNLESYINTTQKPNVYIYDGGDRKKLTLYEKENGYFTFYVNLNAFKGDYYSFLVSSIDKEGEYVSQFFASFLEKGLFAPNIEVEITTSVVENGYQYYLNYYPEEDLELVKVQLENTVFEDPDEFLRLLGNFEDGFHDAIFAFRNRYGILFERKVTFLKLAQVVATENVLKPKQRYEVNGYHIVQKGESLYKIAEKYNILPGDLVNMNDLKDPSLIYPGQALEIGKVKYEESPLRLEINLSQNKMYLYFHDQLLKTYIVAVGMSDYTPPGYYRISYKEKDPALYWYDEYIPPGSLMNGMGTRWLQLSNPQYGIHGTTKPWEIGKRISHGCIRMFNFDVEVIDFLASLGTEVYVYNGENKKES